The window GGGGTTCGGTCGGGTGGGGCCGGCACTGGGCCGTGGCCCAGAGTTCCTTGCCGTCCATGGCCTCCGTGACCGTCGTGGACAGCACACCGTCGTACGAGGTGATCTTGCCGTCCGCGATCTGGAGGAGTTCGGTCGACATGCCGAACTTGTGGGCCAGCGGCTGGAGGAGCTGCGTGCGGACCATCTTGGCGGCGCGTTCGACCGCACCGCCGGAGACCCAGGTGTGACGGCCGTGCGTCGCCGGGCCCGCCGGGGGCTGGTCGGTGTCGACCGCCGCGACGTGGACCTCCTCGATGCCCAGGGTCTCCTGCACGATCTGCCGGGCCAGCGTGGTGAAGCCCTGGCCGGTCTCGACGGCCGCGCAGATCACCGTGGCGACGCCGTCGTGGACCCGGACCGTGGCCGTGGAGACCTCGTCCGCTCCCTCGGCGCCGAGCATGTGGACCATGCCGACCGCGTAGCCGACGCCTCGGCGTACGGCACCGGGCTCACCGGCGCCCTCCGGGCCTCCCGGGAGCAGCCAGTCGTCCTCCGGGGCGTCCTTCGGGAGGGTCGGCAGCGGGAAGTCGCGCAGTTCGCCCAGGAGTTCGGCGACCGGCGCGGGGCACGTCACGGTCTGGCTGGTGGGCAGGATATCGCCGGTGGACAGGGCGTTGCGCAGACGCAGTTCGACGGGGTCGATGCCCAGCTTCGCCGCCAGCTTGTCCATCTGGCCCTCGTACGCCGCGCAGACCTGCATGGCGCCTTCGCCGCGCACATGGCCGGAGGGCGGGTTGTTCGTGCGGACCGCCCAGCCCTCGATGAAGGCGTGCGGGACGACGTAGGGGCCGCAGGCGAAGGCCACGGCGGCGGCCAGGGATTCGGAGGAGGCATCGGCGTACGCGCCCGCGTCGAGGAGGATCTGCGCCTCGACCTTGACCAGCCGGCCCTCGCCGTCCGCGTGGTGGCGGTAGCGCAGCAGGGTGGGGTGGCGGTGGGCGTGGCCCAGGAAGGACTCCTCGCGGGTGGCGGCCAGTTTGACCGGGCAGCCGGTGCGCAGGGCGAGCAGGCCGAGCGGGATCTGGAAGCCGGGGTCCTCACGGTCGCCGGTGGCGCCCGGGACGCCGGTGACGACGACCTTGACGCGCTCGGGGTCGAGACCGAAGCAGGCGGCGGCGAGGTCGCGGTCGGTGTGCGGGTCGGTGGACGCGGTGTAGAGCTCGACGCCCCCGTCGGGGCGGGGGACCGCGAGTCCGGCCTCCGCGCCGATCGGGGCGGGGTCCTGGCGCCCGATGCGGTACAGGCCCTCGACGATGACCTCGCCCACGGTGTCCGGGTCGCCGTAGCGCAGCGGGATGTGGCGGATGAGGTTGCCGTCGGGGTGCAGCGCCTCGGCGGCGAAGGCCTTCTCGGGGTCGGTGACCGGTTCGAGCACCTCGTACTCGACGGTGATGGCGGCCGCGGCCAGCCGTGCGGTGTCGGGGTGGTCCGCGGCGACGGCGGCGATGGCCTCGCCGTGGTGGCGCACGAGGTCGGAGGCGAACACCGGCCGGTCGACGACCCTGCGGCCGTACGCGCCGTCCCCGGGGATGTCCTCGTGGGTGACGACGGCGCGGACGCCGGGCATCCGGGCGGCGGCCGAGGTGTCGATCGACAGGATGCGGGCGTGCGGGTGCGGGGAGCGCAGCATCGCGGCCCAGAGCAGCCCCTCGGCCCAGAGGTCGGCCGCGTAGGGGAAGGTGCCCTCGGTCTTGGCGCGGGCGTCGGCGGGCGGCAGCGACGCGCCCAGGCCGTGCGCGGGCAGTTCCCGCTCCGGTGCGGCGCCCTCGGCCTGCGGGGTGGTGCGCGTGCTGGTCGCGGTGGCTGCGTCGCTGGTCACGCCGCCTCCTTGTCGTTCGCTCCGCCGCGGCGGCTGGTGGTGGTGGTGGTGAGCGGTCGTGCGGGGGACGGCACGGCGTTCACCGGACGTCTCCCTCGTGCTGGACGCCGCCCTCACCGGGGGCGGCCTGGTGCGGGATGCGCGGTTCGAGGTCGTCCAGCGTGCCCGTCGCCGGCTCCGACACCGCTTCGCGGCCCGCGACGACCTCGCGTACGGCGTCGAGCACGCCCCGGTAGCCGGAGCAGCGGCAGAGGTTGCCGCACAGGGCCTGCCGGGTCTCCAGTTCGCTGGGGGCGTGGTTGCCCTCCAGGAGGTCGTGCACGGTCATGGCCATGCCCGGGATGCAGAAGCCGCACTGGACGGCCCCGCACGAGGCGAGGGCGCGCTGCACGTCGGACGGTTCGCCGTCCACCGCGAGGCCTTCGACGGTGCGGACCTCGCTGCCGGCGGTGGTGGCGGCGGGGACCATGCACGAGGCGACGAGGCGGCCGTCGACCTGCACGTTGCAGGCGCCGCATTCGCCCTGCGAGCAGCCGTCCTTGGCCCCGGCGAGGCCGAGACGCTCGCGCAGGACGTAGAGCAGCGACTCCCCGATCCAGGCGTCGGTGACCGGGCGGTCGGCTCCGTTCACGTGGAGGACGTACGAGGCGGAGGGGTGCTCGCTCGGCGCGTCCACGGGGACGGCGGCGAGCTCGTCGGCGGACACGGGGGCATGCTCCGGCGCGGGTTCGGCCGGCACGGTCCCGGGCTCGGGCGCGGGTTCGGCGGCCTCGGCGTCGGGAGCGGGTGCTTCCGCCGCCGGCTCCTCGACGGCGGCGGTGGGCTCCTCCGGCTCACCGGGGGTCGCCAGGCCCTCCGCGGGGGCCTCCGGGGCCGGGGCGGTGCTCTCGGCCGCCGGTGCCGTCTCCGTGGGCTCCTGCGGCTCCTCAGGGGCTTCGTGCGGCGCTTCGGGTGCCGTCTCCTCGGCCGCGGCGGGCTCCGGCGCCTCGTGGGCCGGTTGCTGCGTCGCCCACGGTGCGGGGGCCCCGCCGGGCAGGGTGGCGGGGGGCGTGTCCGCGTACCACTGCGAAGCCATCGCGGAGGCGGAGAACTCGCCGGACTCCTCCGGGATGTCGCCGCCCGCGACCGGGATCGTCCACTGGCCCGTGTGTCCGGCGGGCTCGGGGGACGGCTCGGGCTCGGCGGGGTGCACGGCCTCGGTGTAGTTCCAGTGGGCCGTCGTGGACGACGTCTGCGCGTACTGCGACGTGTCCGGGTACGGCTGCTGGTAGTGCTCCTGCTGCTGGTTCGGGTCCGGCCACCGCACCTCCTCCGCCGCGGTCTCCTGACCTGCGGCGTGCTCGGCGGCGCGTTCCTGCTGGCTCTGCGTCTGCAGGACCCAGCTGCCGGTCGCCGAGGGGTCGAGCCCGGCGGCCGGGGTCAGCGGCACGATCATCGGCGGTACGTAGCTGTGTCCCGGTGCGGCGAGCGGGTCGCCCCCGAGGTCGGGGAAGTCCTCCGGGGGCAGGTGGACGAAGGCGGTGGCCTCCGCGTCGTACTCACCGCCCTGCGGAGTCGGCTCCCAGCCGGCGTAGGGGTCGGGCTGCCCGTGCCGCTGCCCGGGGTTCTCCTCATTGCTCACGACAGTGCCCTCCCCAGCGCGCGTCGGGCGAGCGCGGCGACGGTGCGCCGCAGGTGCAGGATCGCGGGCGAGAGCGGGGGCGCTTCTCCCCCGTCCTCAGGTGGTTCCTGGTCGGGGATGCAGGCCGCGGCCACGTACTCGCCGAAGGCGGCCAGCGCGTCGGGGGCCAGGCCGCGTTCGCCGTCCCAGTCGATCAGGGAGGCGATCCAGCGCTCGGCCTCCAGGGGCCGCAGCGGCATCGGGGCGATCGCGCCGACCGCGCAGCGCACGCCGCGCCGGGCGGGGTCCAGGACGATCGCGACGGAGGCGGTGGCGCGGCCGGGGCCGGTGCGGCCGGTGGCCTTGAGGAACACCTGGGGGGCGTGCAGCAGCGGCACGCGGACGAAGCCGATCAGCTCGGCGGGTTCGAGCATCTCGCGGCCCGCCAGCAGGTGCGAGACGGGGATCTCGCGGCGGGCGCCGTCGGGGCCCGCGATGACGAGCTCCGCTTCCAGGGCCGCCAGGACCGGCAGCGCGTCGCCGGTCGGGGCCGCGGTGGCGATGTTGCCGCCGAGTGTTCCGGCGTTGCGGATCTGGGGCGGGCCCGCGGCGCGCGCCGAGGCCGCCAGGGCGGGGATGAGGGCGGCGAAGTCGGGCCGCCCCATGCGTGCGTGGGTGAGGCCGGCCCCGAGGAGGGCGTGGCCGTCCTGGTAGTG is drawn from Streptomyces sp. NBC_00178 and contains these coding sequences:
- a CDS encoding xanthine dehydrogenase family protein molybdopterin-binding subunit; this encodes MTSDAATATSTRTTPQAEGAAPERELPAHGLGASLPPADARAKTEGTFPYAADLWAEGLLWAAMLRSPHPHARILSIDTSAAARMPGVRAVVTHEDIPGDGAYGRRVVDRPVFASDLVRHHGEAIAAVAADHPDTARLAAAAITVEYEVLEPVTDPEKAFAAEALHPDGNLIRHIPLRYGDPDTVGEVIVEGLYRIGRQDPAPIGAEAGLAVPRPDGGVELYTASTDPHTDRDLAAACFGLDPERVKVVVTGVPGATGDREDPGFQIPLGLLALRTGCPVKLAATREESFLGHAHRHPTLLRYRHHADGEGRLVKVEAQILLDAGAYADASSESLAAAVAFACGPYVVPHAFIEGWAVRTNNPPSGHVRGEGAMQVCAAYEGQMDKLAAKLGIDPVELRLRNALSTGDILPTSQTVTCPAPVAELLGELRDFPLPTLPKDAPEDDWLLPGGPEGAGEPGAVRRGVGYAVGMVHMLGAEGADEVSTATVRVHDGVATVICAAVETGQGFTTLARQIVQETLGIEEVHVAAVDTDQPPAGPATHGRHTWVSGGAVERAAKMVRTQLLQPLAHKFGMSTELLQIADGKITSYDGVLSTTVTEAMDGKELWATAQCRPHPTEPLDESGQGDAFVGLAFCAVRAVVDVDIELGSVRVVEMAVAQDVGRVLNPSQLAVRIEAGITQGIGAALTENLRTARGLIRHPDLTGYALPTSLDAPDIRIVKLVEERDVVAPFGAKAASAAPVVTSPAAVASAVRAATGRPVNRLPIRPQAAVAAAKS
- a CDS encoding 2Fe-2S iron-sulfur cluster-binding protein, producing the protein MSNEENPGQRHGQPDPYAGWEPTPQGGEYDAEATAFVHLPPEDFPDLGGDPLAAPGHSYVPPMIVPLTPAAGLDPSATGSWVLQTQSQQERAAEHAAGQETAAEEVRWPDPNQQQEHYQQPYPDTSQYAQTSSTTAHWNYTEAVHPAEPEPSPEPAGHTGQWTIPVAGGDIPEESGEFSASAMASQWYADTPPATLPGGAPAPWATQQPAHEAPEPAAAEETAPEAPHEAPEEPQEPTETAPAAESTAPAPEAPAEGLATPGEPEEPTAAVEEPAAEAPAPDAEAAEPAPEPGTVPAEPAPEHAPVSADELAAVPVDAPSEHPSASYVLHVNGADRPVTDAWIGESLLYVLRERLGLAGAKDGCSQGECGACNVQVDGRLVASCMVPAATTAGSEVRTVEGLAVDGEPSDVQRALASCGAVQCGFCIPGMAMTVHDLLEGNHAPSELETRQALCGNLCRCSGYRGVLDAVREVVAGREAVSEPATGTLDDLEPRIPHQAAPGEGGVQHEGDVR
- a CDS encoding FAD binding domain-containing protein, encoding MTTHAPQAMRSVTLPASLDEAVAALGAMPAAVPVAGGTDLMPAVNKGQLRPSGLVGLGRISEIRGWHYQDGHALLGAGLTHARMGRPDFAALIPALAASARAAGPPQIRNAGTLGGNIATAAPTGDALPVLAALEAELVIAGPDGARREIPVSHLLAGREMLEPAELIGFVRVPLLHAPQVFLKATGRTGPGRATASVAIVLDPARRGVRCAVGAIAPMPLRPLEAERWIASLIDWDGERGLAPDALAAFGEYVAAACIPDQEPPEDGGEAPPLSPAILHLRRTVAALARRALGRALS